From a region of the Dyella jiangningensis genome:
- a CDS encoding GH92 family glycosyl hydrolase, which translates to MLALSLLPGLAAAATTGHAVDVDPRIGTGGDGHTFPGATVPFGMIQLSPDTAMPDFKHAYKWAAGYQYGDSSLLGFSHTHFSGSGHSDLGDVLVMPIAGDVKLDPGDAAQPGSGYRSRFNHNTEVVQAGYYAVTLSDYGVRAELTAGRRIGWHRYTFPAGKPAHLLLDLRPSIYDYPGKVLWSHLRVHDDGTVTGCRTTRGWAPGRELCFAMRFSQPLASRTLYSRETDVPYKGFKGPGYQPEDHDALEGRALVGVFDFGALKQPLGVKVAISPVSEANAIANLDAEGKGWDFDARRAEARADWDKALASIEIDAPKQDRTSFYTSLYHALLSPTLSMDVNGQFRGPDGAVHEAVDKNGKFEFHSTWSLWDVYRAQQPLVVLLMPERSTDFIRSLIAARETSPFGILPVWAYQGLETWCMIGYHAVPVIADAYIKGVRGFDAEAGLKAMVASATYAPYGGLGDYMKLGYVPIDKEPEGASKTLEYAYDDWSLAQMAKAMGKQDIAATFDKRAGNWRNAYDPKTGFMRARKTDGTFREPFDPDAAGYGTDYTEGNAWQYSWYVPQDVAALVKAMGGDQAFVTKLDSVFEAKVDPARFAHVEDITGLIGWYAHGNEPSHHLAYLYDYAGAPWQTQKRLKQIMDSQYAARPDGLAGNDDLGQMSAWYIFTALGFYPVTPASDEYAIGRPFVKRATLHLGNGKTFTVSAAPLDDKHPYVGSVTLNGKPLDRVFLRHGEIVAGGELHFTMQAEPNRSWGSQPDARPTSMSSAERR; encoded by the coding sequence ATGCTGGCCCTTTCCCTGTTGCCCGGCCTGGCGGCAGCGGCGACGACGGGTCACGCGGTGGATGTCGACCCGCGCATCGGCACGGGTGGCGATGGCCATACCTTCCCGGGCGCCACGGTGCCCTTCGGCATGATCCAGCTGTCGCCGGACACGGCCATGCCGGATTTCAAGCACGCCTACAAGTGGGCGGCCGGCTACCAGTACGGCGACAGCAGCCTGCTCGGTTTCTCGCATACGCATTTCTCCGGCTCCGGTCATTCGGACCTCGGCGATGTGCTGGTGATGCCGATTGCCGGCGACGTGAAGCTCGACCCGGGTGATGCAGCCCAGCCAGGCAGCGGTTATCGCTCGCGCTTCAACCACAACACCGAAGTAGTGCAGGCCGGCTATTACGCGGTGACGCTGAGCGACTACGGCGTGCGCGCCGAACTCACCGCCGGGCGCCGCATCGGCTGGCATCGCTATACCTTCCCGGCGGGCAAGCCGGCGCACCTGCTGCTCGACCTGCGTCCGAGCATCTACGACTACCCGGGCAAGGTGCTGTGGTCGCATCTGCGCGTGCATGACGACGGCACCGTCACCGGTTGCCGCACCACGCGCGGCTGGGCGCCGGGTCGCGAGCTGTGCTTCGCCATGCGCTTCTCGCAGCCGCTGGCCTCGCGCACGCTGTACAGCCGCGAGACCGACGTGCCGTACAAGGGCTTCAAGGGACCGGGTTACCAGCCGGAAGACCACGACGCGCTGGAAGGCCGCGCACTGGTTGGCGTGTTCGACTTCGGCGCGCTCAAGCAGCCGTTGGGCGTGAAGGTGGCGATTTCGCCGGTGAGCGAAGCCAACGCCATCGCCAACCTCGATGCCGAAGGCAAGGGCTGGGACTTCGATGCCCGCCGCGCCGAAGCACGCGCCGACTGGGACAAGGCGCTCGCTTCGATCGAGATCGATGCGCCCAAGCAGGACCGCACCAGCTTCTACACCTCGCTGTACCACGCGCTGCTGTCGCCGACGCTCAGCATGGACGTCAACGGCCAGTTCCGCGGCCCCGACGGCGCCGTGCACGAGGCGGTCGACAAGAACGGCAAGTTCGAATTCCACTCCACCTGGTCGCTGTGGGACGTGTACCGCGCGCAGCAGCCGCTGGTCGTGTTGCTGATGCCTGAGCGCAGCACCGACTTCATCCGCTCGCTGATCGCCGCGCGCGAAACCAGCCCGTTCGGCATCCTGCCGGTGTGGGCCTACCAGGGCCTGGAAACGTGGTGCATGATCGGCTACCACGCCGTGCCGGTGATCGCCGACGCCTACATCAAGGGCGTGCGCGGCTTCGATGCGGAAGCCGGCCTCAAGGCCATGGTGGCCAGCGCCACCTACGCGCCCTACGGCGGCCTGGGCGACTACATGAAGCTCGGTTACGTGCCGATCGACAAAGAGCCGGAGGGCGCCTCCAAGACGCTGGAATACGCCTACGACGACTGGTCGCTGGCGCAGATGGCCAAGGCCATGGGCAAGCAGGACATCGCCGCCACCTTCGACAAGCGCGCCGGCAACTGGCGTAACGCCTACGACCCCAAGACCGGCTTCATGCGCGCACGCAAGACCGACGGCACGTTCCGCGAGCCGTTCGATCCGGATGCCGCCGGCTACGGTACCGACTACACCGAAGGCAACGCCTGGCAGTACTCCTGGTACGTGCCGCAGGACGTGGCGGCGCTGGTGAAGGCGATGGGCGGCGACCAGGCCTTCGTCACCAAGCTGGACAGCGTGTTCGAGGCCAAGGTGGATCCGGCCCGCTTCGCCCACGTGGAGGACATCACCGGCCTGATCGGCTGGTACGCGCACGGCAACGAGCCCAGCCATCACCTGGCCTACCTGTACGACTATGCCGGTGCGCCCTGGCAGACCCAGAAGCGCCTCAAGCAGATCATGGACAGCCAGTACGCCGCGCGACCGGACGGCCTGGCCGGCAACGACGACCTGGGCCAGATGTCGGCCTGGTACATCTTCACCGCGCTGGGCTTCTACCCGGTGACCCCGGCCAGCGACGAGTACGCCATCGGGCGCCCGTTCGTGAAGCGCGCCACGCTGCACCTCGGCAACGGCAAGACCTTCACCGTGAGCGCGGCGCCGCTGGACGACAAGCACCCCTACGTGGGCAGCGTGACCCTCAACGGCAAGCCGCTGGACCGGGTGTTCCTGCGCCATGGCGAGATCGTGGCCGGCGGCGAGCTGCACTTCACCATGCAGGCCGAGCCGAATCGTTCGTGGGGAAGCCAGCCCGATGCGCGTCCCACGTCGATGAGCTCGGCTGAGCGGCGCTAG
- a CDS encoding alpha-L-fucosidase gives MSASTYSSCRIHRLLVLSACVGLAFGAGTVAAAEQPTTVTPPDAATIEQQWVAANRPYDAARHEILAQTEKVAWQGPMQPDWQTLTAYRTPDWYRDAKFGIFVHWGVYSVPAFKGEWYPRHMYEREGENSDRYRHQLATYGPMPKVGYKDLIPMFKAEHFDPQAWAKLFHDAGARYVVPVAEHHDGFAMYDSKLSDWTAVKMGPHRDVIGELAKAIRGQGMKLGLSSHRAEHDWFYEYGRTFDSDVNDPRYAALYGPAHRLVSAKGEDGQEVDWTFVSDAYLADWLARSAEIVQDYHPDLMYFDWWIGQPRFRGPLAEFAAFFYNQAAARQQGVVLNYKLNDMRPGTGTLNIERGQAAGIREQPWQTETSVSPDSWGYAEGDTYKSPDEIVQLLADVVSKNGNLLLNVGPKADGTIPDEARGILQSVGQWLHANGEAIYGTRPWHRFGEGPTEVAAGTMQDTKTKPYTAEDFRFTTKGDALYAIELEWPASGQAVIHSIDAGTKVASVTMLSTGKPIAFKQQSDGLHLTLPKQPSGAHAYAYRIALAKH, from the coding sequence ATGTCAGCGTCTACGTACTCGTCGTGCCGTATCCATCGACTCCTGGTTCTCAGCGCGTGCGTGGGCCTGGCCTTCGGCGCAGGCACGGTCGCCGCGGCCGAACAGCCGACGACGGTTACGCCACCCGATGCGGCAACGATCGAGCAACAGTGGGTGGCGGCCAATCGTCCTTATGATGCGGCGCGCCACGAGATCCTCGCGCAGACAGAGAAGGTCGCGTGGCAGGGGCCGATGCAACCCGACTGGCAGACGCTGACCGCGTATCGCACGCCCGATTGGTATCGGGACGCCAAGTTCGGCATCTTCGTGCACTGGGGCGTGTACTCGGTGCCGGCGTTCAAGGGCGAGTGGTATCCGCGGCACATGTACGAGCGCGAGGGCGAAAACTCCGATCGCTATCGCCACCAGCTCGCCACCTACGGGCCCATGCCCAAGGTGGGATACAAGGACCTGATCCCGATGTTCAAGGCCGAGCACTTCGACCCGCAGGCGTGGGCGAAGCTGTTCCACGACGCGGGCGCGCGCTACGTGGTGCCGGTGGCGGAACATCACGACGGCTTCGCCATGTACGACTCCAAGCTGTCGGACTGGACCGCGGTGAAGATGGGCCCGCACCGCGACGTGATCGGCGAGCTCGCCAAGGCGATACGCGGGCAAGGCATGAAGCTGGGCCTGTCGTCGCACCGCGCCGAGCACGACTGGTTCTACGAGTACGGCCGCACCTTCGACTCGGACGTCAACGATCCGCGCTATGCCGCGCTGTACGGGCCGGCGCACCGCCTCGTTTCGGCTAAGGGCGAGGACGGGCAGGAAGTCGACTGGACCTTCGTGTCCGATGCGTATCTCGCCGACTGGTTGGCGCGCTCCGCGGAAATCGTGCAGGACTACCATCCGGACCTGATGTACTTCGACTGGTGGATCGGCCAGCCGCGCTTCCGCGGTCCGCTCGCCGAGTTCGCCGCGTTCTTCTACAACCAGGCAGCAGCGCGCCAGCAAGGCGTGGTGCTCAACTACAAGTTGAACGACATGCGTCCGGGCACCGGCACGCTCAATATCGAGCGCGGGCAGGCGGCGGGTATCCGCGAACAGCCGTGGCAGACCGAGACGTCGGTGAGTCCCGATTCGTGGGGTTATGCGGAAGGCGACACCTACAAGTCGCCCGACGAGATCGTGCAACTGCTCGCCGACGTGGTAAGCAAGAACGGCAACCTGCTGCTCAACGTCGGGCCGAAGGCCGACGGCACCATTCCCGACGAGGCGCGCGGCATCCTGCAGTCCGTGGGGCAATGGCTGCATGCGAACGGCGAGGCGATCTACGGCACCCGGCCGTGGCATCGCTTTGGCGAAGGCCCGACCGAAGTCGCGGCCGGCACCATGCAGGACACCAAGACCAAGCCGTACACGGCCGAGGACTTCCGCTTCACCACCAAGGGCGACGCGCTCTATGCGATCGAGCTGGAGTGGCCGGCAAGCGGACAGGCGGTCATCCATTCGATCGATGCCGGTACGAAAGTCGCTTCGGTGACGATGCTTTCCACGGGCAAGCCGATCGCGTTCAAGCAGCAATCCGATGGCCTGCACCTGACGCTGCCGAAGCAGCCATCCGGCGCGCATGCGTATGCCTATCGCATTGCACTGGCCAAGCACTGA
- a CDS encoding glucokinase yields MNDGGHARGEVRGSSTFATDEPGGDTTAGMNPLRGDAAHALLAADVGGTHARMGLLAVNASPQAHDATLSVLAYQVYPCRDYTDLASIVRRFCDEHAVKPRRFALACAGYLHEGRVLNSNLQWPIEPVALKRELGMDDVSVLNDFVALAHAMPHLQADSVMSLHRPSRQVARGPVVVIGPGTGLGVAVRLPGTPPQVLQTEAGHIQLAARTSRELEVLADLAPSGTHLPYDHALSGPGLLRIYQAMCRIEDKPASLHAPADVVAAAVANADPCAVETLQLFCGWLGSFTGDMAMLYGATGGIYLAGGFLARMFGLLEASGFVARFLDKGVMRPFLQTVPVYVVDHAQLGVIGAASWLHERPDNS; encoded by the coding sequence ATGAATGACGGCGGCCACGCACGTGGCGAGGTGCGGGGGAGCAGCACCTTTGCGACAGACGAACCGGGTGGCGACACCACGGCCGGCATGAATCCCCTGCGCGGAGACGCGGCCCACGCCTTGCTGGCGGCCGACGTCGGCGGCACCCATGCACGCATGGGTCTTCTCGCCGTCAATGCATCACCGCAGGCACATGATGCAACCTTGTCGGTGCTCGCCTATCAGGTCTATCCCTGCCGTGATTACACCGACCTCGCCTCCATCGTGCGTCGCTTCTGCGACGAGCATGCGGTCAAGCCGCGCCGCTTCGCGCTCGCGTGTGCGGGCTACCTGCATGAAGGGCGCGTGCTCAACAGCAACCTGCAATGGCCGATCGAGCCCGTTGCGCTGAAGCGCGAACTGGGCATGGACGATGTGTCGGTCCTGAACGATTTCGTCGCGCTGGCGCATGCCATGCCGCATCTGCAGGCGGACAGCGTGATGTCGTTGCATCGGCCTTCGCGGCAAGTGGCGCGGGGCCCTGTCGTGGTGATCGGGCCCGGCACGGGGCTCGGTGTGGCGGTGCGCCTGCCAGGCACGCCGCCGCAGGTGTTGCAGACCGAGGCCGGCCATATCCAGCTGGCGGCGCGCACGTCACGCGAACTGGAAGTACTTGCCGACCTGGCGCCATCGGGCACGCATCTCCCCTATGACCACGCGCTCTCCGGACCTGGGCTGCTGCGCATCTACCAGGCGATGTGCCGCATCGAGGACAAACCCGCGTCGCTGCATGCACCCGCCGACGTCGTGGCCGCTGCCGTCGCGAACGCCGATCCTTGCGCCGTGGAAACGCTGCAGCTGTTCTGCGGATGGCTGGGTTCCTTCACCGGCGACATGGCCATGCTGTACGGCGCCACCGGTGGCATCTATCTGGCTGGCGGTTTTCTCGCCCGCATGTTCGGGCTGCTGGAAGCCAGCGGTTTTGTCGCGCGCTTTCTCGACAAGGGCGTGATGCGCCCCTTCCTGCAGACCGTGCCCGTGTACGTGGTGGACCACGCGCAGCTCGGCGTCATCGGCGCGGCCAGCTGGCTGCACGAACGCCCGGACAACAGCTGA
- a CDS encoding GH92 family glycosyl hydrolase: MVSRRQFLQGMGALAVLGTPLSSLATSVASAVAAQKSAAGAGALGAQGVSSYVDVFVGTGGHGHTFPGATLPYGMVQLSPDTNDAGWDACSGYHQADGSIMGFSHTHLSGTGASDMLDVLVMPAQGPVLLQPGERGLPDHNYRSRFDGTSGSDRLPADSKAVPGKGYRSRYDKASEQAQPGYYRVHLTDHNILAELTATPRVGLHRYTFHGKGDGHLLVDLAHGYHDSATVPASVTDAQLRVVGNDTLVGARRVHQWANGRYLYFAMKLSRPFSHATLYSEDTALPNGSAEANGTHLKAALHIKRASHAPLLVKVGISAVDIDGALKNLEAEVPAWDFELAQRTAAEAWERELGRIRIESSSEPVLRTFYSALYHTMLAPTLFSDVDGRYRGMDLAIHQLPNGQNNYSTYSLWDTYRALHPLLTLFQPDRVPDLVNGLVRMAEESPQGPPVWPLQGVETGCMIGYHSAVVLAEAQAKGFKGIDYARAWPIFRRRAMEDDYRGLTFYRHLGYIPSDKEGEAVSKTLEYAYDDWAMAQLAEGAGEKGDAAALRQRSRNYRNVFDKKLNFVRPRGSDGQWLEPFDPRGMGHSSQWRDFTESNAWQATFLNQHDLYAYMEMFGGQKVFERKLDELFTTSSELPADAPPDIAGMVGQYAHGNEPSHHVAYLYAYTGSHHKTQARVRMLLETMYPPEPDGLAGNEDCGQMSAWYVMSALGLYAVDPVSTNYVFGSPLLDRAEIALSGDRKLVIQAHGNGPGQAYIQSVLWNGKPWTRSWISHAELAAGGTLEIQMGATPNTQFGAAAKDRPPAFGMPATA, encoded by the coding sequence ATGGTGTCCCGCCGACAATTCCTCCAAGGCATGGGCGCGCTTGCGGTGCTCGGCACCCCGCTGTCGTCGCTCGCGACGAGCGTGGCCAGCGCGGTGGCCGCGCAAAAGAGCGCGGCCGGCGCCGGCGCCTTGGGCGCCCAGGGTGTTTCGTCCTACGTCGACGTCTTCGTCGGCACGGGCGGCCATGGCCATACCTTCCCGGGTGCGACCTTGCCCTACGGCATGGTGCAGCTGAGCCCGGACACCAACGATGCGGGCTGGGATGCGTGCTCCGGCTATCACCAGGCCGATGGTTCGATCATGGGTTTCTCGCACACGCATCTCAGCGGCACGGGCGCGAGCGACATGCTCGACGTGCTGGTGATGCCGGCGCAGGGTCCGGTGCTGCTGCAGCCGGGCGAGCGCGGCCTGCCCGACCACAACTACCGCTCGCGCTTCGATGGAACCAGCGGATCGGACCGCCTGCCGGCGGACAGCAAGGCGGTGCCTGGCAAGGGCTATCGCTCGCGCTACGACAAGGCCTCGGAACAGGCGCAGCCGGGCTACTACCGCGTGCATCTCACCGACCACAACATCCTGGCCGAACTCACCGCGACGCCGCGCGTGGGTCTGCATCGCTACACCTTCCACGGCAAGGGCGACGGGCATCTGCTGGTCGACCTGGCGCACGGCTACCACGACAGCGCGACGGTGCCGGCATCAGTCACCGATGCGCAGCTGCGCGTGGTCGGCAACGACACCCTGGTGGGTGCGCGCCGTGTGCACCAGTGGGCGAACGGGCGTTACCTCTACTTCGCCATGAAGCTGTCGCGACCGTTCTCGCATGCGACGCTGTACTCCGAAGACACGGCCCTGCCGAACGGCTCGGCGGAGGCCAACGGCACGCACCTGAAGGCCGCCCTGCACATCAAGCGTGCATCGCACGCGCCGCTGCTGGTCAAGGTGGGCATCTCGGCGGTAGACATCGATGGCGCACTGAAGAACCTCGAGGCCGAAGTGCCCGCGTGGGACTTCGAACTTGCGCAACGCACCGCCGCCGAAGCGTGGGAGCGCGAGCTCGGGCGCATCCGCATCGAGTCCTCGTCGGAGCCGGTGCTGCGCACGTTCTACAGCGCGCTCTACCACACCATGCTGGCGCCCACGCTGTTCAGCGACGTGGACGGCCGCTATCGCGGCATGGACCTGGCGATCCATCAATTGCCCAACGGCCAGAACAACTACAGCACCTATTCGCTGTGGGACACCTATCGCGCGCTGCACCCCTTGCTGACGTTGTTCCAGCCCGATCGCGTGCCCGACCTGGTGAACGGCCTGGTGCGCATGGCGGAGGAAAGTCCGCAAGGTCCGCCGGTGTGGCCGCTGCAGGGCGTGGAGACCGGCTGCATGATCGGTTACCACTCCGCCGTGGTGCTCGCCGAAGCGCAGGCGAAGGGCTTCAAGGGCATCGATTACGCGCGCGCCTGGCCGATCTTCCGCCGCCGTGCGATGGAAGACGATTACCGCGGCCTGACCTTCTACCGGCACCTCGGCTATATCCCCAGCGACAAGGAAGGCGAGGCGGTCAGCAAGACGCTCGAATACGCCTACGACGACTGGGCGATGGCGCAGCTGGCCGAAGGCGCGGGCGAAAAGGGTGACGCTGCCGCGTTGCGCCAGCGTTCGCGCAACTACCGCAACGTGTTCGACAAGAAGCTCAATTTCGTGCGACCACGGGGCAGCGACGGGCAGTGGCTGGAGCCGTTCGATCCGCGCGGCATGGGTCATTCCAGCCAGTGGCGCGACTTCACCGAATCCAACGCCTGGCAGGCGACCTTCCTCAACCAGCACGACCTGTATGCGTACATGGAGATGTTCGGCGGCCAGAAGGTGTTCGAACGCAAGCTGGACGAACTGTTCACCACCAGCTCGGAACTGCCCGCCGATGCGCCGCCGGATATCGCCGGCATGGTGGGCCAGTACGCCCACGGCAACGAGCCCAGCCATCACGTGGCCTACCTGTATGCGTACACCGGCTCGCACCACAAGACGCAGGCGCGCGTGCGCATGCTGCTGGAAACCATGTATCCACCCGAGCCCGATGGACTGGCCGGCAACGAGGACTGCGGCCAGATGAGCGCGTGGTACGTGATGAGCGCGCTCGGCCTGTACGCCGTCGATCCGGTGAGCACCAACTACGTGTTCGGCAGCCCCTTGCTGGATCGCGCGGAGATCGCGCTGTCCGGCGATCGCAAGCTGGTGATCCAGGCGCACGGCAACGGCCCGGGGCAGGCTTACATCCAGTCCGTGCTGTGGAACGGCAAGCCGTGGACGCGCAGCTGGATCAGCCACGCCGAACTCGCCGCCGGCGGTACGCTGGAAATCCAGATGGGTGCGACGCCGAACACGCAATTCGGCGCCGCGGCCAAGGACCGTCCGCCCGCCTTCGGCATGCCGGCGACCGCATGA
- a CDS encoding glycoside hydrolase family 125 protein, with protein MPSRRDVLKWFGVAAVSAATLDIAPSRAFAAGATRYASQRPPVGKRKFVSQAVERQLATVKSAIADPKLAWMFENCYPNTLDTTVELGTLDGKPDTFVITGDINAMWLRDSSAQVSPYIPLAKQDPSLQRLFRGLIRRQARCIRIDPYANAFMPDPHSQPLSWSLHDDTDMKPGVGERKWEIDSLCYPIRLAHGYWQATGDTEPFDDDWRAAMATVVKTFREQQRKQGHGPYHFQRPSKIPTDTLMLDGYGNPARPNGMIHSMFRPSDDACLYPLFVPANLFAVTSLRQLAQMSRGMHRDEAFAAECTALANEVEQAVHRDGRMRDEQGQEHWAYEIDGYGNQLFMDDANAPSLLSLAYLGCCDRKDALYQRTRDRVWSTHNPYFFKGKAAEGIGGPHEGLRMIWPMSLMMYAQTSDDPAQISQCLRWLRDTDAGTGFMHETFDQDDPSHFTRAWFAWANTLFGELIVDLHRTRPALLR; from the coding sequence ATGCCATCGCGCCGTGACGTACTGAAGTGGTTTGGCGTTGCCGCCGTGTCGGCGGCGACGCTGGATATCGCCCCGTCGCGCGCCTTTGCCGCCGGTGCCACCCGCTATGCGAGCCAGCGTCCGCCCGTGGGGAAACGGAAGTTCGTGAGCCAGGCCGTCGAGCGGCAGCTGGCGACGGTGAAGTCAGCCATCGCCGATCCCAAGCTCGCGTGGATGTTCGAGAACTGCTACCCGAACACGCTCGACACCACGGTGGAGCTCGGCACGCTCGACGGCAAGCCCGACACCTTCGTGATCACCGGCGACATCAACGCGATGTGGCTGCGCGATTCATCCGCGCAGGTGTCGCCATACATCCCGCTGGCGAAGCAGGACCCGTCGTTGCAACGGCTGTTTCGCGGCCTGATCCGCCGGCAGGCGCGCTGCATCCGCATCGATCCCTACGCCAACGCATTCATGCCCGACCCCCATTCGCAGCCGTTGTCATGGTCGCTGCACGACGACACGGACATGAAGCCCGGCGTGGGCGAGCGCAAGTGGGAGATCGATTCACTGTGCTATCCGATCCGCCTCGCACACGGTTATTGGCAGGCGACCGGCGACACCGAACCGTTCGACGACGACTGGCGTGCCGCGATGGCCACGGTGGTGAAGACCTTCCGCGAGCAGCAGCGCAAGCAGGGTCACGGGCCCTATCACTTCCAGCGGCCTTCCAAGATCCCGACCGATACCCTGATGCTCGACGGCTACGGCAATCCGGCGCGACCGAACGGGATGATCCATTCCATGTTCCGGCCGTCCGACGATGCGTGCCTGTATCCGCTGTTCGTGCCGGCCAACCTGTTCGCGGTGACCAGCCTGCGTCAGCTGGCGCAGATGAGCCGTGGCATGCACCGCGACGAGGCGTTTGCCGCCGAATGCACCGCTTTGGCCAACGAAGTGGAGCAGGCCGTGCATCGCGACGGTCGCATGCGTGACGAGCAAGGGCAGGAACACTGGGCCTACGAGATCGACGGCTACGGCAACCAGCTGTTCATGGATGATGCGAATGCGCCGAGTCTGCTCAGCCTGGCGTACCTGGGCTGTTGCGATCGCAAGGACGCCCTGTACCAGCGCACGCGCGATCGCGTGTGGAGCACGCACAACCCGTATTTCTTCAAGGGCAAGGCGGCCGAAGGCATCGGCGGCCCGCATGAAGGGCTGCGCATGATCTGGCCGATGTCGCTGATGATGTATGCACAGACCAGCGACGATCCCGCGCAGATCAGCCAATGCCTGCGCTGGTTGCGCGATACCGATGCGGGCACGGGCTTCATGCACGAAACCTTCGACCAGGACGATCCCTCGCACTTCACGCGTGCGTGGTTTGCCTGGGCCAATACCTTGTTCGGCGAGCTGATCGTCGACCTCCACCGCACGCGTCCAGCGCTGCTGCGCTGA